The following DNA comes from Mycobacteroides immunogenum.
ACGACGTCGCCTCGGCCCAGGAGTACAGCCGCGATGCCGAATCGGCGGTGCGCTTGGTGGCCCAGTCCAGGCCGCCATTGCTCAGCAGCCAGTCGATCTGATCGGCCAGCAGCAGCAGGGTGCCGATGGCGGGGGTGTTGTACGTCTGGTTCTTGAGGCTGTTCTCCACCGCGATCGGCAGCGACAGGATGTCCGGCACCCAGCGTCCGCTGCCGCCGATCTCCGCCACCCGCTCCAGCGCGGCGGGGCTCATCAATGACAGCCACAGTCCGCCGTCGCCGGCGAAGTTCTTCTGCGGCGCGAAGTAGTACGCGTCCACCTCGGACAGATCCACCGGCAGTCCGCCGGCGCCGGAGGTGGCGTCGATGAGCACCAGTGCGTTCTCCGAACCGGCGGGACGCTGCACCGGAACCATGACACCGGTCGAGGTTTCGTTGTGGGCCCAGGCGATCACATCGGCCGAGGGATCCGAGACAGGAGCCGGAGCGCCGCCCGGATCCGCGACCACCTTGATCGGGTCACCGACGAATGGGTTCTTGGCCACGCAGGACGCGAATTTGGCGCTGAACTCGCCGAAGGTCAGATGCAGCGACTTCTCGCGGATCAGGCCGAACGCGGCCGCGTCCCAGAACAGGGTCGAGCCGCCATTGCCGAGGATCACCTCGTAGCCGTCGGGAGCGGAGAACAGCTCCTTGAGGCCCTCGCGGACGCGGCCTACGAGGTTCTTGACGGGTGCTTGCCGGTGCGAGGTACCGAAGAGGGAAGCGCCGGCCGTCACGAGCGATTGCAGCTGTTCGGGGCGCACCTTGGAGGGGCCGCAGCCAAAGCGTCCGTCGGCGGGCAGGAGGTCAGCGGGGATGGTCAATTCAGCCACGGCTACCAGCCTAAACGGTGACCTAATGAGACCTGCATCACATGAAACAAACCCCGCCGGGAACGTCACATGGGACGTTTCGTCCCAAACCTAGATAGGGCCTTCTCGCCCTGTTTACACTCGCCCAGAGCTTGTAGACTTTCAAGTAGCCCCAGAACGTAAAAGTTTGCAGGTCCGTTACCTAATCAAAGGAGATAGGCATGTCCCTCCGCGAGAAGTTGCGCGCGAAGAAGGAAGTGCGAGGCGACGCCAAGTACGTCCAGGTGCTGGAGACCCTGTCGCACGGATCGACGAACCGGAACTTCGATCCGTTCATCGACATCGACTGGGACTCGCCCGAGTACGCCGTCGTCCCCAATGACACCCGCTGGGTTCTCCCGCACCGCACCGATCCGCTCGGCCGGCACCCCTGGTACCAGTCGCAGCCGCTGGAGAAGCAGATCGAGATCGGCATGTGGCGCCAGGCCAACGTCGCCAAGGTGGGCCTGCACTTCGAGAGCATCCTGATCCGTGGCCTGATCCAGTACGCCTTCAGCGTGCCCAATGGCTCCCCGGAGTTCCGCTACCTCAACCACGAATCCATCGAAGAGTGCAACCACACCCTGATGTTCCAGGAGATGGTGAACCGCCTCGGTGTCGACGTGCCGGGCATGCCGCGTCTGCTGCGCTGGCTGTCCCCGTTCATTCCGCTGGCTTCCACCGTCGCGCCCGAGACCTTCTTCATCGGTGTGCTCGCCGGGGAAGAACCCATTGACCACACCCAGAAGAACGTGCTGCGCGAGGGTGACAATCTGCACCCGATCATGCGCCGCGTCATGGAGATCCATGTCGCCGAGGAGGCCCGGCACATCTCGTTCGCGCACGAGTACCTGCACAAGCGCGTCCCGACGATGCACTGGTTCAACCGGTTCGTGCTTTCCATCAGCACCCCGATCATCATGCGCGTGCTGATGGGCGCGATCATGACGCCGCCGCGCAGCTTCTTCAAGAAGTTCGGCATTCCGGACGATGTCCGCAAGGAGATCTTCTGGCAGAGCCCGGCCTCGCGCCAGACGATGAGCGAAGTGTTCTCCGACGTCCGGATGCTGTGCCGGGGTGTCGGCATGATGAACCCGATCGCCAAGCTGGTGTGGCGGGTGCTGCACATCGATGGTCGCGCCGCCCGCTACCGCAGTGAGCCGCAGCGCGGCCCGCTGGTGAACTACTCGGCCCCCGAGGCCGCAGTGTCTGATTCGCCCAGCGCTGTTCCCGCCTGATGCCGCACGTCGTCACCCAGGCCTGCTGTAACGAGGGTTCGTGCGTTTACGCATGCCCGGTGAACTGCATTCACCCCACGCCTGATGAGCCCGATTTCCTCAAGGCGGAGATGTTGCATATCGACGCCTCCGCTTGCGTCGATTGCGGGGCCTGCGTCGCCGCCTGCCCGGTCGATGCCATCAAGCCGGACTCGATCCTGAAGGAAGAGCAGCTGCCCTTCCTGCGGATCAACTCCGAGTTCTATCCGCGTGAAATCCCTCGTGCCAGTTTGGCTCCGGTCATTCAGGCGCCGCCCGTTCGCGGCAACGCCGCGCTGAAGGTGGCCATCGTGGGCTCCGGTCCGGCGGCTATGTACGCCGCCGACGAGCTGTTGACCCAGCCGAACGTGAAGGTCAACATGTTCGAAAGGTTGCCTGCTCCATACGGTTTGGTGCGTGCCGGGGTGGCCCCCGATCACCAGCAGACCAAGCGGGTCACCAAGTTGTTCGACACGATGGCCGAGCAGCCCAACTTTGAGTTCTTTTTGAACGTCGAGGTGGGCAAGGACGTCACCCACGAGGAACTGCTGGCGCATCACCACGCCGTGATCTACTCGGTCGGCGCCTCCTCGGACCGCCGTCTGGACATCGCGGGGATCGAGCTGCCAGGCAACGCCACTGCCACCCAGGTGGTCGCCTGGATCAACGCGCACCCCGACTACGCCGACTTCCAGGTCGATCTCGATCACGAACGTGCGGTCGTCATCGGCAACGGAAACGTGGCACTGGACGTCGCCCGGGTGCTTACCGGAGATGTCGAGCGTCTGGCACGCACCGATATTTCGGACACCGCGCTCACCGCGCTGCGCAACAGCAAGCTGCGCGAGGTGGTCATCGTCGGCCGCCGCGGTCCCGAGCATTCGGCGTTCACCCTGCCCGAGCTTCTCGGGCTGGTCGGGTTGCCCGATATGACGGTGGTCATCGACCAAGAGACCGCGGATCTGGTCGATGAGGCACTGCAGACGCATCTGGAACCGCTGGTCAGGCAGAAGCTGGAAGTGCTCAGCACTTGCCCGCGTGAGGCACGGGAGCCGGGTGGCAAGATCATCCGCTTCGCGTACAACCGCACCCCGGCGAAGGTGTTGGGCGCGGACCGCGTGGAAGGCATCGAGTTCCAGCATGGCGAGGCCACCGACACCATCAAGGCGGGCCTGTTCCTGACCTCGATCGGTTATCGCGGCGTCCCGATGCCGGATGTGCCGTTCGACAACCAGCGTGGAACGATCCCGAACGAGCAAGGGCGCGTGACGGATTCATCCACCGGTAAGGCCTTTCCCGGTACCTACGTGGCGGGCTGGATCAAGCGTGGCCCGACCGGGTTCATCGGGACCAACAAGTCGTGCTCGCAGCAGACCGTCACCTCGCTGGTGGAGGACTACAACAATGGGCTGCTCGCCGATCCGGCGCAAAGGCTGTCGGGCCTGTCCAAGCTGATTCAGCGGCGCCAGCCGACGATCATCGATCACGAGGGCTGGCTGGCCATCGACCGTGCGGAAATCGCGCGCGGTCAGGGTGAGGGCCGTCCGCGTGACAAGTTCGTCTCGGTGTCGGAGATGCTGCGTGTTGCCGCGAATGTCCCGCAACCACCGTTGTGGCGCAAGGCGATTCGCGGTTCGGTGCTGGAGGACCTGCTGCGGTAGCGGCCTACTGGCCGCCCGCGGCGTCCCCAGCCCACCACAAAGCTCGACACGCCGTGTTTCGCGTGCG
Coding sequences within:
- the serC gene encoding phosphoserine transaminase, which encodes MAELTIPADLLPADGRFGCGPSKVRPEQLQSLVTAGASLFGTSHRQAPVKNLVGRVREGLKELFSAPDGYEVILGNGGSTLFWDAAAFGLIREKSLHLTFGEFSAKFASCVAKNPFVGDPIKVVADPGGAPAPVSDPSADVIAWAHNETSTGVMVPVQRPAGSENALVLIDATSGAGGLPVDLSEVDAYYFAPQKNFAGDGGLWLSLMSPAALERVAEIGGSGRWVPDILSLPIAVENSLKNQTYNTPAIGTLLLLADQIDWLLSNGGLDWATKRTADSASRLYSWAEATSYTTPFVADPAQRSQVVGTIDFNDDVDAAAVAKVLRANGVVDTEPYRKLGRNQLRVAMFAAIDPEDISKLTQCVDWVVERL
- a CDS encoding AurF N-oxygenase family protein, whose protein sequence is MSLREKLRAKKEVRGDAKYVQVLETLSHGSTNRNFDPFIDIDWDSPEYAVVPNDTRWVLPHRTDPLGRHPWYQSQPLEKQIEIGMWRQANVAKVGLHFESILIRGLIQYAFSVPNGSPEFRYLNHESIEECNHTLMFQEMVNRLGVDVPGMPRLLRWLSPFIPLASTVAPETFFIGVLAGEEPIDHTQKNVLREGDNLHPIMRRVMEIHVAEEARHISFAHEYLHKRVPTMHWFNRFVLSISTPIIMRVLMGAIMTPPRSFFKKFGIPDDVRKEIFWQSPASRQTMSEVFSDVRMLCRGVGMMNPIAKLVWRVLHIDGRAARYRSEPQRGPLVNYSAPEAAVSDSPSAVPA
- a CDS encoding FAD-dependent oxidoreductase, producing the protein MPHVVTQACCNEGSCVYACPVNCIHPTPDEPDFLKAEMLHIDASACVDCGACVAACPVDAIKPDSILKEEQLPFLRINSEFYPREIPRASLAPVIQAPPVRGNAALKVAIVGSGPAAMYAADELLTQPNVKVNMFERLPAPYGLVRAGVAPDHQQTKRVTKLFDTMAEQPNFEFFLNVEVGKDVTHEELLAHHHAVIYSVGASSDRRLDIAGIELPGNATATQVVAWINAHPDYADFQVDLDHERAVVIGNGNVALDVARVLTGDVERLARTDISDTALTALRNSKLREVVIVGRRGPEHSAFTLPELLGLVGLPDMTVVIDQETADLVDEALQTHLEPLVRQKLEVLSTCPREAREPGGKIIRFAYNRTPAKVLGADRVEGIEFQHGEATDTIKAGLFLTSIGYRGVPMPDVPFDNQRGTIPNEQGRVTDSSTGKAFPGTYVAGWIKRGPTGFIGTNKSCSQQTVTSLVEDYNNGLLADPAQRLSGLSKLIQRRQPTIIDHEGWLAIDRAEIARGQGEGRPRDKFVSVSEMLRVAANVPQPPLWRKAIRGSVLEDLLR